Proteins encoded together in one Impatiens glandulifera chromosome 1, dImpGla2.1, whole genome shotgun sequence window:
- the LOC124922435 gene encoding uncharacterized protein LOC124922435 translates to MEEMASLWCYQENIYELKDRLLYTSLELESLKIEAIEELGKNNEKMKQLINALNLAYKERDEAISQYHTLLILNKIHEDPVIDHPDDSSSSIIIDNFVKGKDLPQKGMLLKAVLDAGPLLQTVLVAGPLPQWRNPPPVLTFPVPPVGFKDPGPGSSFVEMSCSSAGSCLVGGGKWVAANCDNNVNGYCQIGKRQRIR, encoded by the exons ATGGAAGAAATGGCTTCTTTATGGTGCTATCAAGAG AACATCTATGAATTGAAAGATAGATTACTCTACACCAGCTTGGAACTAGAATCATTGAAGATTGAGGCGATTGAGGAGTTGGGAAAAAACAATGAGAAGATGAAACAACTCATCAATGCATTAAACCTAGCATACAAGGAAAGAGATGAAGCCATATCTCAATACCATACCCTTCTAATTCTAAACAAAATTCATGAGGACCCTGTAATTGATCACCCGgatgattcttcttcttccattatCATCGACAACTTCGTCAAGGGAAAGGATTTGCCTCAAAAGGGGATGTTATTGAAGGCCGTTCTAGATGCCGGTCCTCTGCTGCAGACGGTTCTTGTGGCTGGTCCCTTGCCCCAATGGAGAAATCCGCCGCCGGTTCTCACATTTCCGGTTCCTCCAGTTGGGTTTAAGGATCCTGGACCGGGGTCCTCGTTTGTTGAAATGTCTTGTTCTTCTGCTGGGTCTTGTTTGGTTGGTGGTGGGAAATGGGTGGCAGCTAATTGTGACAATAATGTTAATGGCTATTGTCAAATAGGGAAGAGGCAAAGGATACGCTGA